One genomic segment of Pseudonocardia sp. T1-2H includes these proteins:
- a CDS encoding ribose-phosphate diphosphokinase, protein MSATPKKNLMLFSGRAHPELAEQVAKELDVTITPQSAYSFANGEIFVRFEESVRGCDAFVIQAHSAPINDAIMEQLIMVDALKRASAKRITVVMPFWGYARQDKKHRGREPISARLIADMFKTAGADRIMCVDLHTSQIQGFFDGPVDHLFALPVLAGHIKSKYDTREMAVVSPDSGRVRLAERWAETLGGTPLAFIHKTRDPRKPNEAVANRVVGEVEGRTCVVIDDMIDTGGTVAKAVEVLLRDGAKDVIIAATHGVLSGPAVERLANCGAREVVFTDTLPIAEEKRFDAMTVLPIAPLVAEAIRQVFDDGSVTSLFDGNA, encoded by the coding sequence ATGTCGGCCACGCCGAAGAAGAACCTGATGCTCTTCTCCGGCCGGGCTCATCCCGAGCTGGCCGAGCAGGTGGCCAAGGAGCTCGACGTGACGATCACGCCGCAGTCGGCGTACTCGTTCGCCAACGGCGAGATCTTCGTCCGGTTCGAGGAGTCCGTCCGCGGGTGCGACGCCTTCGTCATCCAGGCGCACTCGGCCCCGATCAACGACGCGATCATGGAGCAGCTGATCATGGTCGACGCGCTCAAGCGCGCCTCGGCCAAGCGGATCACCGTGGTCATGCCGTTCTGGGGCTACGCCCGCCAGGACAAGAAGCACCGCGGCCGCGAGCCGATCTCCGCGCGGCTCATCGCGGACATGTTCAAGACCGCGGGCGCGGACCGGATCATGTGCGTCGACCTGCACACGTCACAGATCCAGGGCTTCTTCGACGGCCCGGTGGACCACCTGTTCGCCCTTCCGGTACTGGCCGGGCACATCAAGTCGAAGTACGACACCCGCGAGATGGCCGTCGTCTCCCCGGACTCGGGGCGCGTGCGGCTGGCGGAGCGCTGGGCGGAGACCCTCGGCGGCACCCCGCTGGCGTTCATCCACAAGACGCGGGACCCGCGCAAGCCCAACGAGGCCGTCGCGAACCGGGTGGTCGGTGAGGTCGAGGGCCGTACCTGCGTGGTCATCGACGACATGATCGACACCGGTGGCACGGTCGCGAAGGCGGTCGAGGTGCTGCTGCGGGACGGCGCCAAGGACGTGATCATCGCCGCCACGCACGGGGTGCTCTCCGGGCCGGCGGTCGAGCGGCTCGCGAACTGCGGCGCGCGCGAGGTCGTCTTCACCGACACGCTGCCGATCGCGGAGGAGAAGCGCTTCGACGCCATGACCGTGCTGCCGATCGCCCCGCTGGTCGCGGAGGCGATCCGCCAGGTGTTCGACGACGGCTCGGTCACGAGCCTGTTCGACGGCAACGCCTAG
- the glmU gene encoding bifunctional UDP-N-acetylglucosamine diphosphorylase/glucosamine-1-phosphate N-acetyltransferase GlmU, whose amino-acid sequence MPERHDRPETAEAGATRPAAAVVLAAGEGTRMRSATPKVLHAIGGRSLLGHAVHAVAELEPEHLVTVIGHAREQVAEHLGALSEELARPVLTAVQEQQLGTGDAVRAGLTQLPSGLTGTVLVGYGDVPLLDAATLASVLRTHEESGSAATLLTTDLADPTGYGRILREDGAADGAVLAIVEQADATPEQRAITEVNSGVYAFDAEFLTSGLGRLGQDNAQGELYLTDLVELAVTDGLRVGAVRCADEWLVRGVNDRVQLAELRAELNRRLLRGWMLAGVTVVDPATTWVDVTVRLGVDVVVAPGTQLLGHTVVGDGAEVGPDTTLTDCEIGQGARVVRTHGSDALIGAGAQVGPFAFLRPGTKLGERGKIGTFVETKNSEIGAGTKVPHLTYVGDATIGEMSNIGASSVFVNYDGVGKHRTVIGSHVRTGSDTMFIAPVHIGDGAYTGAGTVVREDVPPGALAVSSGSQRTIDGWVVRKRPGTPAAQAAARAQGGTPGTGRDDGPGTAVQNAAGDAGDTGRGGNTR is encoded by the coding sequence ATGCCCGAACGTCACGACCGTCCCGAGACAGCCGAGGCGGGGGCGACCCGGCCCGCCGCGGCCGTCGTGCTGGCGGCCGGCGAGGGCACCCGGATGCGGTCCGCGACCCCCAAGGTCCTGCACGCCATCGGCGGGCGCAGCCTGCTCGGGCACGCGGTGCACGCCGTCGCGGAGCTGGAGCCGGAGCACCTCGTGACGGTGATCGGGCACGCCCGCGAGCAGGTCGCCGAGCACCTCGGGGCCCTCTCCGAGGAGCTGGCCCGGCCGGTTCTCACCGCCGTGCAGGAGCAGCAGCTCGGCACCGGGGACGCGGTGCGCGCGGGCCTCACGCAGCTGCCGTCCGGCCTGACCGGCACCGTGCTCGTCGGGTACGGGGACGTCCCGCTGCTCGACGCCGCCACCCTCGCCTCGGTCCTGCGCACGCACGAGGAGTCCGGGTCCGCGGCCACGCTGCTGACGACCGACCTCGCGGACCCGACCGGCTACGGCCGCATCCTTCGTGAGGACGGGGCGGCGGACGGCGCGGTCCTCGCGATCGTCGAGCAGGCGGACGCGACCCCGGAGCAGCGGGCGATCACCGAGGTCAACTCCGGTGTCTACGCCTTCGACGCGGAGTTCCTCACCTCCGGCCTGGGCCGGCTCGGCCAGGACAACGCCCAGGGCGAGCTCTACCTGACGGACCTCGTCGAGCTCGCGGTGACCGACGGCCTGCGGGTCGGCGCCGTGCGCTGCGCGGACGAGTGGCTGGTCCGCGGCGTGAACGACCGGGTGCAGCTCGCGGAGCTGCGCGCAGAGCTCAACCGGCGGCTGCTGCGCGGCTGGATGCTCGCCGGGGTCACGGTCGTCGACCCGGCCACCACCTGGGTCGACGTGACGGTGCGGCTCGGAGTCGACGTCGTCGTGGCGCCGGGGACGCAGCTGCTCGGGCACACGGTCGTCGGCGACGGCGCGGAGGTCGGCCCGGACACCACGCTCACGGACTGCGAGATCGGCCAGGGCGCGAGGGTCGTGCGGACCCACGGCAGCGACGCGCTGATCGGCGCCGGTGCCCAGGTGGGTCCGTTCGCGTTCCTGCGCCCCGGCACGAAGCTGGGCGAGCGCGGGAAGATCGGCACGTTCGTCGAGACGAAGAACAGCGAGATCGGCGCCGGCACGAAGGTGCCGCACCTGACCTATGTCGGGGACGCCACGATCGGCGAGATGAGCAACATCGGCGCATCCTCGGTGTTCGTGAACTACGACGGTGTCGGGAAGCACCGCACCGTGATCGGTTCCCATGTGCGCACCGGATCGGACACCATGTTCATCGCCCCCGTCCACATCGGCGACGGCGCCTACACGGGGGCGGGCACGGTCGTCCGGGAGGACGTCCCACCGGGGGCGCTTGCCGTGTCGTCCGGGTCACAGCGGACCATCGACGGGTGGGTCGTACGGAAACGGCCCGGGACGCCGGCGGCGCAGGCCGCCGCGCGCGCCCAGGGCGGCACGCCAGGGACCGGTCGCGACGACGGTCCGGGCACCGCCGTCCAGAACGCCGCAGGTGACGCCGGTGACACCGGTCGAGGAGGCAACACACGGTGA
- a CDS encoding OsmC family protein: MPTRTARTAWNGTLQEGSGQVELSSSKVGTYDVSFPKRAADDAGGTTSPEELIAAAHSSCYAMQLSALIGEAGGTPESLDVKADVSLAPDPAGGFRITDIALTVRGQVTGLDATGFEKAARAAKESCPVSKALTGTTITLDAALD; this comes from the coding sequence ATGCCCACCCGCACCGCACGCACCGCCTGGAACGGCACCCTGCAGGAGGGCTCCGGCCAGGTCGAGCTGAGCAGCAGCAAGGTCGGCACCTACGACGTCAGCTTCCCGAAGCGGGCGGCCGACGACGCGGGCGGCACCACCAGCCCCGAGGAGCTCATCGCCGCCGCGCACTCGTCCTGCTACGCCATGCAGCTCTCGGCCCTGATCGGCGAGGCGGGCGGTACGCCGGAGTCCCTCGACGTCAAGGCGGACGTGTCGCTGGCGCCGGACCCCGCGGGCGGCTTCCGGATCACGGACATCGCGCTGACGGTGCGCGGCCAGGTCACCGGCCTCGACGCCACCGGCTTCGAGAAGGCCGCCCGGGCCGCCAAGGAGTCCTGCCCGGTCAGCAAGGCCCTGACCGGCACCACGATCACCCTCGACGCGGCGCTCGACTGA
- a CDS encoding class I SAM-dependent methyltransferase yields the protein MPTPAPKTRPPTCRLCGSLDLRGFLDLGATPPCELFLTAEALEQPEETFPLHVRVCADCLLAQLPPLITPEDTFTEYAYFSSFSTSWVQHAKRYVDSAVQRLGLGPDSFVVEVASNDGYLLRNVVDAGIRCLGVEPSANVGEAAREKGVPTLTAFLTPETGAQVRAEHGPADLVALNNVYAHIPDVVGFTRGLRSLVADDGWVSVEVQHLLTLVEHTQFDTIYHEHFQYYTLLTGQRALASGGLTLVDVELLDTHGGSIRMWARPAEIAGAPSQAVADVLAAEARAGLHTVEGHDGFAQEVSRVRDDLVAFLIDARRAGRTVVGYGAPGKGNTLLNYCGIRPDLLAYTVDRNPYKHGRFTPGTRIPVVEPERIAQDRPDYVLVLPWNLRAELTEQLAYVRDWGGRLVFPIPRLEVV from the coding sequence GTGCCGACGCCCGCCCCGAAAACGCGTCCCCCCACTTGTCGCCTGTGCGGCTCACTGGACCTGCGGGGGTTCCTGGACCTCGGGGCGACGCCGCCGTGCGAGCTGTTCCTCACAGCCGAGGCCCTCGAGCAGCCCGAGGAGACCTTCCCACTGCACGTGCGGGTGTGCGCGGACTGTCTGCTCGCCCAGCTGCCGCCGCTGATCACCCCCGAGGACACCTTCACCGAGTACGCCTACTTCTCGTCGTTCTCGACGTCCTGGGTGCAGCACGCGAAGCGCTACGTCGACTCGGCGGTGCAGCGGCTGGGCCTGGGCCCGGACTCGTTCGTGGTCGAGGTCGCGAGCAACGACGGCTACCTGCTCCGGAATGTCGTCGACGCGGGGATCCGCTGCCTCGGCGTCGAGCCCTCGGCCAACGTCGGGGAGGCCGCCCGGGAGAAGGGCGTGCCCACGCTGACGGCGTTCCTCACCCCGGAGACGGGCGCACAGGTCCGGGCCGAGCACGGCCCGGCGGACCTGGTGGCACTGAACAACGTCTACGCGCACATCCCGGACGTCGTCGGCTTCACCCGCGGCCTGCGCTCCCTGGTGGCGGACGACGGCTGGGTGTCCGTCGAGGTCCAGCACCTGCTGACCCTCGTGGAGCACACCCAGTTCGACACGATCTACCACGAGCACTTCCAGTACTACACGCTGCTCACCGGGCAGCGAGCGCTGGCGTCGGGCGGCCTGACGCTGGTCGACGTCGAGCTCCTCGACACCCACGGCGGCTCGATCCGCATGTGGGCCAGGCCCGCCGAGATCGCCGGCGCGCCGTCGCAGGCCGTCGCGGACGTGCTGGCGGCGGAGGCGAGGGCCGGGCTGCACACCGTCGAGGGGCACGACGGCTTCGCCCAGGAGGTCTCCCGCGTCCGGGACGACCTCGTCGCCTTCCTGATCGACGCCCGCCGCGCCGGGAGGACGGTCGTCGGGTACGGCGCACCGGGCAAGGGCAACACCCTGCTCAACTACTGCGGCATCCGGCCGGACCTGCTGGCCTACACGGTGGACCGCAACCCCTACAAGCACGGCCGGTTCACTCCGGGCACCCGGATCCCGGTCGTCGAGCCCGAGCGGATCGCACAGGACCGTCCGGACTACGTGCTCGTCCTGCCCTGGAACCTGCGCGCCGAGCTGACCGAGCAGCTCGCGTACGTGCGGGACTGGGGCGGGCGCCTGGTCTTCCCCATCCCTAGGCTCGAGGTGGTCTGA
- a CDS encoding sugar phosphate nucleotidyltransferase — protein MKVVLFCGGYGMRMRDGVSDLPKPMHQVGPRPLIWHVMRYYAHFGYTDFVLCLGYGAHHIKDFFLNYDETASNDFVLHRGEVELLARDIQDWNITFVHTGLDSPIGERLRRVRSLVEGEEMFLANYADVLTDAPLDDMVAKFQASDAVGGLMAVPPQSAFHCVDVGEDGVIDSISSLQQLPLWENGGYLMFRPEVFDHLTKGCDLIEDVCAPLAKQGRMLAYRYRGFWQPADTVKERTALEAAYQGGTRPWMLWEAPDRDPLQAAIAALQDARPER, from the coding sequence TTGAAGGTCGTCCTCTTCTGCGGTGGCTACGGAATGCGGATGCGCGACGGCGTGTCGGACCTGCCGAAGCCGATGCACCAGGTCGGACCGCGCCCGCTGATCTGGCACGTGATGCGCTACTACGCGCACTTCGGGTACACGGACTTCGTCCTGTGCCTGGGCTACGGCGCCCACCACATCAAGGACTTCTTCCTGAACTACGACGAGACGGCGTCGAACGACTTCGTGCTGCACCGGGGCGAGGTCGAGCTGCTGGCCCGGGACATCCAGGACTGGAACATCACCTTCGTCCACACCGGCCTGGACTCGCCGATCGGCGAGCGTCTGCGCCGGGTGCGGTCCCTGGTCGAGGGCGAGGAGATGTTCCTGGCCAACTACGCGGACGTGCTCACCGACGCCCCGCTGGACGACATGGTGGCGAAGTTCCAGGCGTCGGACGCGGTCGGTGGGCTGATGGCGGTGCCGCCGCAGTCCGCCTTCCACTGTGTGGACGTCGGCGAGGACGGCGTGATCGACTCGATAAGCTCGTTGCAGCAGCTGCCGTTGTGGGAGAACGGCGGGTACCTGATGTTCCGGCCGGAGGTGTTCGACCACCTCACCAAGGGCTGCGACCTGATCGAGGACGTCTGCGCGCCGCTCGCGAAGCAGGGCCGGATGCTGGCCTACCGCTACCGCGGTTTCTGGCAGCCGGCGGACACAGTCAAGGAACGCACCGCGCTGGAAGCGGCCTACCAGGGCGGCACCCGACCGTGGATGCTGTGGGAAGCCCCGGACCGGGACCCGCTGCAGGCCGCGATCGCGGCCCTGCAGGACGCCCGCCCCGAGCGCTGA
- a CDS encoding PIG-L deacetylase family protein, whose translation MLSLLPERLDRMLLLGAHCDDIVIGAGGSLLELCRAHPGVRVTAMVLTGGGSLREEEERAALAAFCPGAQLEIVVHDMPDGRVPTRWERAKQAVEEMRGLGEPDLILAPSPHDAHQDHRTLAEIVPTVFRDHLTLGYEILKWEGDLAQPAVYLPLAEPVLREKVAKLHEHYGSQRDRNWFDAETFAGLARIRGVQCHARYAEAFHASKLVLGVAPLTGLDPVD comes from the coding sequence GTGTTGAGCCTGCTCCCGGAGCGTCTGGACCGGATGCTCCTGCTCGGCGCCCACTGCGACGACATCGTGATCGGGGCCGGCGGGTCGCTGCTGGAGCTGTGCCGCGCGCACCCCGGCGTGCGGGTCACCGCCATGGTGCTCACCGGCGGGGGCTCGCTGCGCGAGGAGGAGGAACGCGCCGCGCTCGCGGCATTCTGCCCCGGCGCGCAGCTCGAGATCGTCGTCCACGACATGCCGGACGGCCGGGTGCCGACCCGGTGGGAACGTGCCAAGCAGGCGGTGGAGGAGATGCGCGGCCTCGGCGAGCCGGACCTGATCCTCGCGCCGTCGCCGCACGACGCGCACCAGGACCACCGGACGCTCGCGGAGATCGTCCCCACGGTGTTCCGGGACCACCTGACCCTGGGCTACGAGATCCTGAAGTGGGAGGGCGACCTCGCCCAGCCCGCCGTCTACCTGCCGCTCGCCGAACCGGTGCTGCGGGAGAAGGTCGCGAAGCTGCACGAGCACTACGGCAGCCAGCGGGACCGGAACTGGTTCGACGCCGAGACCTTCGCGGGTCTGGCCCGGATCCGCGGCGTGCAGTGCCACGCCCGCTACGCCGAGGCGTTCCACGCGTCCAAGCTGGTCCTGGGCGTGGCGCCACTCACCGGACTCGATCCCGTCGACTAA
- a CDS encoding NAD-dependent epimerase/dehydratase family protein codes for MRVLLTGHQGYLGTVMAPILAAAGHEVVGLDSGLFADCVLGSLDTPDVTGLSTDLRDVTEDQLKGFDAVVHMAALSNDPLGSMAPEITYDINHHASTRLATLAKGAGVGRFVYASTCSVYGAQSGDDLVDEDAPLKPVTPYAISKVRVEDDLAALADSDFVPVSMRNATAFGFSPRLRADIVLNNLVGHAILSNQVKVLSDGTPWRPLAHAEDIARAVVAALTAPAEVVSARAYNVGTEKNNRTVAEIAQAVVEAVPGSELLITGEAGNDPRSYRVDFSRARKELGFEAEWTIPAGAQQLADEYRARGLTQDAFDNRFTRLAVLNARQKAGTLDGSMHVIG; via the coding sequence GTGCGAGTTCTGTTGACCGGCCACCAGGGCTACCTGGGCACCGTGATGGCGCCGATCCTGGCGGCCGCCGGGCACGAGGTGGTGGGCCTGGACAGTGGCCTGTTCGCCGACTGCGTGCTCGGGTCGCTCGACACCCCGGACGTCACCGGGCTGTCCACCGACCTGCGGGACGTCACCGAGGACCAGCTGAAGGGCTTCGACGCCGTCGTCCACATGGCGGCCCTGTCGAACGACCCGCTGGGCTCGATGGCCCCGGAGATCACCTACGACATCAACCACCACGCGTCGACCCGGCTGGCCACCCTGGCCAAGGGCGCCGGCGTCGGCCGCTTCGTCTACGCCTCGACGTGCTCGGTCTACGGCGCGCAGTCGGGCGACGACCTGGTGGACGAGGACGCCCCGCTCAAGCCGGTCACCCCGTACGCGATCTCCAAGGTCCGCGTCGAGGACGATCTCGCAGCCCTGGCCGATTCCGACTTCGTGCCGGTCTCGATGCGCAACGCCACCGCCTTCGGCTTCTCGCCGCGGCTGCGCGCGGACATCGTGCTGAACAACCTGGTGGGCCACGCGATCCTGTCCAACCAGGTCAAGGTCCTCTCCGACGGCACCCCGTGGCGTCCGCTGGCGCACGCGGAGGACATCGCCCGCGCCGTCGTCGCCGCCCTGACCGCGCCCGCCGAGGTGGTCAGCGCCCGCGCGTACAACGTGGGGACCGAGAAGAACAACCGGACGGTCGCCGAGATCGCGCAGGCCGTGGTCGAGGCCGTCCCCGGCTCGGAGCTGCTCATCACCGGCGAGGCCGGCAACGACCCGCGCTCCTACCGGGTGGACTTCTCCCGCGCCCGCAAGGAGCTCGGCTTCGAGGCCGAGTGGACGATCCCGGCCGGGGCCCAGCAGCTCGCGGACGAGTACCGCGCGCGGGGCCTCACCCAGGACGCCTTCGACAACCGCTTCACCCGCCTCGCGGTCCTGAACGCGCGGCAGAAGGCGGGCACGCTGGACGGCAGCATGCACGTCATCGGCTGA
- a CDS encoding DUF2277 domain-containing protein, giving the protein MCRNIRTLHNFDPPARDDEVRAAALQYVRKVSGTAKPSRANEEAFARAVAEIAHVTRHLLDDLVTTAPPKDREVEAAKARARAQERYRA; this is encoded by the coding sequence ATGTGCCGCAACATCCGCACCCTGCACAACTTCGACCCGCCGGCCCGTGACGACGAGGTACGGGCCGCCGCGCTGCAGTACGTCCGCAAGGTCAGCGGCACCGCGAAGCCGTCGCGGGCCAACGAGGAGGCGTTCGCGCGGGCCGTGGCCGAGATCGCGCACGTCACCCGGCACCTCCTCGACGATCTGGTGACCACCGCGCCGCCGAAGGACCGCGAGGTCGAGGCGGCCAAGGCCCGGGCCCGCGCGCAGGAGCGCTACCGCGCCTGA